Part of the Streptomyces sp. WMMC500 genome is shown below.
CTACCTCACGACCTGGGGCGCCACCCAGAGCCACGAGAAGCCGGCGAACCTCGCCGCGGGCGCCGCCGCGACCGCCAGTTCCACGGAGTTCAGCCTGCTGACGAGCTACGCCCCCGGCCGCGCCGTCGACGGCGACCGCGGCACCCGGTGGGCCAGCGACTGGAGCGACGCCCAGTGGCTGCGGCTCGACCTCGGCGCGGCCCACCGGATCGGCCGGGTCACGCTGGACTGGGAGCGGGCCTACGCCAGGGCGTACCGCGTCGAGGTCTCCTCCGACGGCGACGCCTGGCGCACGGTGTGGGCGACGGAGAACGGCGACGGCGGGCTGGACACCGCGACGTTCGACGCCACCGAGGCGCGTTACGTCCGTGTCGTCGGCGTCCAGCGGGGCACCGGCCACGGCTATTCGCTCTACGAGGTCGGCGTCCACGCCGGATGAGGGTCGGCGTAAGATCGGCCAATGGCTGACTTGACCGAAACCACACCCGGCTGGCTGGCTCCCGAGGAGCTGGAGTCGGCGCGCGCACGGATGCCGGTCCTCTACGTCGACGCGGTGCCGGTCCGCGTCGACGACCGGGGCGAGGTCACGCACGTCGGCCTGCTGTGGCGGATCGACGCGGACGGTGCGGTGAGCCGGGCGCTGGTCTCCGGCCGGGTGCTGCACCACGAGCGGGTCAGGGACGCGCTGCTGCGGCATCTGGAGAAGGACCTCGGTCCGGTGGCGCTACCGCGGGTGCCGTCGTCGCCGCAGCCGTTCACGATCGCAGAGTACTTCCCGACGCAGGGCATCACGCCGTACCACGACCCGCGGCAGCACGCGGTGTCGCTGGCGTACATCGTGCCGGTGGCGGGCGACTGCCGGCCGCGGCAGGACGCGCTCGACTTCGTCTGGTTCACGCCGCAGGAGGCGGCGTCGCCGGTGGTGCAGCAGGAGATGCCCGGCGGCCAGGGCCACCTGCTCAAGCAGGCGCTCGCGCACGTGGGGTACGTCTCCTCCTGAGCGCCGCGGGGCGCCGACCCGCGCCGTCAGTCCTCGACCGGTCCGTCCAGCTCCAGCCGGGCGAGCCCGGCCCGGGACGTCACGCCCAGCTTGGGGTACGCCTTGTACAGGTGGTGCTCGACGGTGCGCGGACTCAGGAAGAGCCGCGCACCGATCTCCCGGCTGCTGAGCCCCTGCGCCGCCAGCCGGGCCACCTGAAGCTCCTGCGGAGTGAGCCGGTCGGCCGGCCGCGCGCGGGCGGCGGGCGGCTCGGCGCGTACGGCGGTGCCGGTGGCGCGCAGCTCGGCGCGGGCGCGCTCGGCCCACGGTGCGGCGTCCAGGCGCTCGAAGCACTCCAGCGCGGCGCGCAGCGGGGCGCGGGCCTCGCTGCGGCGGCGCTCGCGGCGCAGCCACTCGCCGTAGAGCAGCTCGGTGCGGGCGCGTTCGAAGGGCCGCCCGCCCTGCTCGTGCAGCCGCAGGGCCCGTAGATACGCCGCCTCGCCGTCCCCCAGGAGGGCCGCGCAGCGGGCCGCGACCGCCAGCGCCCAGGGCTGGCCGCCGCCCTCTGCCCAGCGCCGGAAGCGGTCGAGCGGTGCGTGTGCGCGCTCGGGGCGGCCCAGCCGTACGGCGGCCTCGACGAGGTCGCCGGTGGCGGCCATGAGCACCGCCGTGTGCCGGCCGGGGCCGCGCCAGGCAGCCTCCAGCCGCTCCAGCGCGGCGCCGTGCCGCCCCCGGCTCACATCGAGCATGCTCAGCGCGCAGTCGGCGGCGACCCGGGCGGTGTCCGAGGCTTGGCCGGCGAGCGCGGCGCAGCGGGTCTCGTCGCCCTCGGCCGCCGCCAGCCACGCGCGTACGACGTCCAGTTCACCGGTCCTGCGGTACAGCCCGGTGTCGCGGGCGATCGCCGCAGCCTCGGCCACCGAGGCCCGCGCGGCGCGGTGCCGCCCCGCCGTCCGCTGCGCCATGGCCTGCGCCTGGAGCACCTTGGGCAGCCGGCCGACCAGCCCCTCCGCGCGGCAGCGTTCGACCTCGTCGGCGGCCAGGTCCAGGGCGGCGTCGTCGTCGCCGAGGATGATGCTGCCGTAGAGGGCCTGCATGCGCTCGTCACCGTCGACCTGCCGGACGCCGTCCGCGGGGTCGTGTCCCGTCTCGTACGCCGTGCCGTACGCCGTGTCCTGCGCGGCCTGCCGCGAGGCCCGCCGCACCCGCGCGACGTACCCGGCGAGCAGCGGCAGCCCCCGCCCGTAGTCCTCGTCGAGGAGAAGGGCCATGGCCTCCGCCGCGTCGTCGGGGCGGCCGAGCTCGCGCAGCCGGCGCGCGGCGACGCCGACCGGCTCGGGGCTGCCGGCGAACCACCCGAAGCCGGCGGCCGTGCGCAGCATCGCCGCCGCGACGTCCGGCGCCGCCCCGGCCGCGCCGCGGACCAGCAGCGCCGCGGCCCGCCCCGGCGCGCCCCGCTCGAACTCCACCACCGACCGCACCCGCGCCAGCTCCGCGCGCAGCGCGCCGTCCGCGGCCCGCGGCTCCGCCTCTTCCGCCAGCTCCGCGGCCCAGGCCAGTTGCCCGGCGGAGAGTGCGGCGCTCACCGCCGCGACGAGCCACGCGGCCTGGTCGGCACGGGCGGGCGCGAGCTGCGCCGCGCGCCGGAACTGCCCGGCCGCGGCGGCGTACGCGGTGCGGCGCCGGGCCCGTTCGGCCGCCGCGGCGATCTCGGCGGCGACGCCCGCGTCCGGGGACGTGGTGGCGGCCGAGAGGTGGTGGGCGCGGCAGTCGGGGTCGCCGGTGGACTCGGCCAGCGCGCGGTGGGCGGCGATCCGGGCGGCCAGCGGCGCGCCCCGGTAGGCGGCGGTGGCGATCAGCGGGTGGCGGAAGGCGACGGTGGCCCCGGTGGCCCCGGTGGTGTGCAGCAGCCCGGAGCGGTCGAGTTCGTCGAGGCCGGTGCCGAGGGCGTCCGCGGCGCGCAGCAGCAGGGACAGGTCCCCGCGGCCTTCGGCGGCGGCGAGCACGGCCATCAGGCGGGCCCGCTCGGGCAGGTCGTCGATCCGGGCCCGGAACGCCGCGAGCACCCGGTCGGCGACGGCCAGCGGCTCCCGCGGGCCGGGCGCGCCGCCGTGCTCCGTCGTGGCCGCGGCCGCGAACTCCAGCACCGCCAGCGGGTTCCCCGCCGACTCGGCGACGATCCGGTCCCGCAGCTCCGGCGCGAACCCGCGGTCCGCCAGCAGCTCCGCGGCGTCCCGGGCGCCGAGTCGCGGCAGGCTCAGCTCGGCCAGGCCGTGTCCCGCGAGCCCCTCGTCCCGTACCGCGAACACCATCGCGACGCCCTCGGCGGTCAGCCGCCGGGCGGCGAACAGCAGTGCCTCCGCGGACGACCGGTCGACCCAGTGGGCGTCGTCGACGAGGCAGAGGAGCGGGCCGCGGTCCGCGAGATCCGTCAGCAGCGTGAGCACGGCGAGCCCGGTGAGGAACCGGTCCGGGCCGCGGTCCCGGCCGGCGTCCAGCACCGCGTGCAGCGCCGCGTGCTGCGGTTCCGGCAGCGCGGCGATACGGTCCCGCACCGGCCACAGCAACTGCACCAGCCCCGCGAAGGCCAGTTCCGCCTCCCGCTCGGAGCCGGTCACGCGCAGCACCGGCAGCCCGAGCCCGCTCGCCTCCCCCGCGGTCCAGTCCAGCAGCGCGGACTTGCCGATCCCGGCCTCCCCGCGGAGCACGAGGACGCCGCTGCGGCCCGCCTCCGCGCCCGCGAGCAGGTCTTTCAGCGCCGCCTGCGCGGCGGATCTCCCCAACAGCACGCCGTGTCCTCCCCCCTCCACAGCACGGCAACGCGCGGCTCCCACGGGCGCATTCCGAAGAATTGCGGATGCGGATACGTAGACCCCCCGGCCTAGCGTCACGAACACCGCGCCGGCGACCGCGCAGCCCGCCGCGCGGCAGGCTGCCGGCTGCGCGGAACCGTATCGCGACGGAGCACACCGATGTCGTACGAACCCTCCCCCGCCCGCCTCCGGCGGCCGGGTCCGGGCCTGGCCCTGCTGGCGCTCGGGCACCTCGTCATCAGCCTCGACCTGACCATCGTCTTCGTGGCGCTGCCGCACATCGCGGCCGACGTCGGCTTCACCGCGCACACCCAGCAGTGGGTGGTCAGCGTCTACGCGGTCCTCTACGGCGGCTTCCTGCTGCTCGGCGGCCGGCTCTCCGATCTGCTGGGGCGGCGCCGCATGTTCGTCACGGGCATGGTGCTGTACGGCGCGGCCTCCGTGCTCGGCGGTCTGGCGACGGCGCCGGGCGTGCTGCTCGCCGCCCGCGGGCTGCAGGGGCTGGGCGGCGCGGTGCTGTTCCCCGCGGTGCTGACGCTGGTCAACACCGCTTTCGCGGAGGGCAGGGAGCGGAACCGGGCGCTCACGGTCTGGGCGATGGCGGGCGCGGGCGGCCTGACCGTGGGGTCGCTGGCCGGCGGGGTGCTGACCCAGGCGTTCGGCTGGGAGGCCGTCTTCTTCGTCAACGTGCCGATGGCCGCGCTGGGCGCGGTGGGCGCGTTCGCCCTGCTGCCGGCCGACGGCCCCGCCGCCCGGGGCGGCATCGACGTGCCGGGCGCGCTGACCGGCACCGCGGGGGTGACCCTGCTGATCTTCGCCATCGCACACGGCTCGGAGGCCGGGTGGGCGGCGGCCGAGGTGGTCGCCGCGGCGGCCCTCGCGCCGCTGCTGCTCGGCGTGTTCCTGCGCACCCAGGCGCGCGGCCGGCACCCCCTGATGCCGCTCGGGGTGTTCCGCAACCGGGCGCTCGGCGCGGCGTCCGTCGTGATCGTGCTCTTCGGGTTCACCACGCAGGCCGTGCCGTACTTCCTGACGCTCTACTTCCAGAGCGTGCTGGGGTTCAGCGCGCTGGAGACCGGGCTGGCGTTCCTCGGCCCCACCCTGGCCATCACCGCGGGCAACGCCCTGTCCGAGAAGCTGGTCCACCGCTTCGGCAACCGCGCGTCGCTGATCGCCGGCATCCTGCTGAACACCGCGGGCGGCCTGTTGCTGGCGCCGGGCTTCCGGGCGGACGGGTCGTTCCTGACCGTGCTGGCCGGGATCGTGGTCGTGGGCCTGGGCATGGGCATCACCTTCGAGTGCATGTGGATCGCCGCGGGCACCGGCGTCGCCGGGGAGGAGCAGGGCCTCGCCTCCGGGGTGGCGTCCACCGCGCTCCAGATCGGCACCGCCACGGGGATCGCCGTGTTCGTCGCCATCGCGAACCGGGGCGTCGACGGGCGGGTCGGACAGGCGCTGCGGGAGGCGACGGCCGACGGGATGCGGACCGCGACGTTCGTGCTGGCGGTCGCCCTGCTGCCGGCGGTCCTGGCGGCGCTCGCCCTGCCGCGCGGGGAGAACCGCGTCGTCGCCGGTGGGGCGGGGGAGCCCCACGGAAAGGCGGAGGGCGCGGACGCGCGCCGCGAGGGGCAGCGGTCCTGAGGACCCGATGGGCTGTGGCGGGCGGGACGCCGGGCGGTGGCGGCCGGCCCGGCGGAAGGTTCCCGGGGCCGGGTGGTGAAGGGGCTGCGGGCGAGGGTGGGTTCAGCGGTGGGCGCGGGACCAGAGCGCGGGCCAGCCGCCCGGGGCAAGCCAGGAGGCGGGGGCTCGCAGGCCGCCGGCCGCGACGCCGTCCCAGAACGTCGCGGTGTCCGCGCCCAGTTCGCGGGCCGCGGGGAAGGCCCGTTGCCAGGGGCCATCCGGGTCGTCGAGGCTGCTCGCCGGGAAGCCCGGCACGGTGACGGCGCGCGGCTCCGCGACGGCGGCCAGGGGTATCGCCGGAGCCCGGCAGGTGACGGCCACGGCCGCCGCGCACAGCAGCGGGGCCGGCGGGCGCCGGGAGACCACGCGGGCAAGGGCGGGGTCGTCCTCGTCCACCAGGCGTCCGAGCGCCGCCCGGACGCGCAGGCCCATGAGCCCGATCGCGTACGCGGGCGCCACCGCGGGCCGCCGGGCCAGGGCGCGCAGCGCCTTGGGCAGCGGCCCCGCGCCGTCGAGGAGTTCGAGCTGCTCGAAGCGGTCGCGCAGGGCCGGGTCCAGCGCCGTCACCGCGGCGGCCAGCGGGCGTACGCCGGTGGCCGCCCAGAGCTCCGCCGGGCTCACCGTTTCGTCGCCGATGACGCGGCGGCAGGCGTGGGCCAGCGAGGCGGGGCCGAGGCGGCGCAGCCGGGTCAGGGCGGCGGCGGGTCCGTCGCCGCCGCGGGTGCCGGCGACCGCCGCGGTGCCGGTGCGGGTGCCGCGTAGGGCGGCGGCCGGGGCGGCCGGCAGCGTGGCGGCCAGCGCGGCGTAGACCGCGGCCGTCCGGTCCGTGACCTGCTCCGCCCACGCCCGCTCCGCGAGCCGGGCCAGCTCCGGCCCGGCGTGCGCCACGAGCCGCGGCGCGGCCCGGCGTCGGCGCGCGGGACCGGCCGGCGCCTCGTCACCGGGTGCCGCCGCCGGCTCGGGCGGCTCGGTGCCGGGGAGGGTCGCGACCCAGCGGCGGAAGCGCTCTTCCAGAGCCTCGTCGGGGGCGTCGTTGAAGCGGCCGGCGAGTTCGCCGACGAGCCAGCCGCGCTCGGCGGGGCGGGCCGGGCGCAGCTCGGCGTTGACGAGGATGCGGCCCGTGTCGTCCTGGAGCGCGGCCAGCGCGCTGCGGCCCTTCAGCGCGGCGTCGACGTAGAAGGGCGTGGCGATGCAGTTGCCCATGTAGTCCGCCCACTCGGCGAGCGTGCGGGCGCTGCGGGCCAGCCGGAAGCGCGCGCGGGTGCCGGGGACGAGGGTGGCGTCGACCGCGGCCAGCGGCGGCGGTACGGGGAACTCGCCGCTGAGCGCCGTGGCCACGTCCACGTCCGCGCGCAGGCTCTCGACCAGCCCCGCCCAGGTCTTCACGCCCTTGCCCACGGTGCCGCCGAGGGCGGCGAGCTGGGCGGCACCGGAGACCGCGAGGCTCACCGAGTCCAGCCGCGGTTCCAGCGGCCGGGCGGCCGGCGGCGGGTCGTGGTCCAGGCCGAGCGGACCGCCCCGCGGGGTGCAGGAGGCGGCCTCGTGGCCGTGCAACTGCGCGAGCGCGTCGGCCAGTTCGGCGTACCACAGCAGGTCGCCCAGCACCTCGACGTCGCGGGGCGCCGCCGCCTCGCCCTTCTCCCGGCGGTCGCGGAGCCGGTCGGCGAGGGTGTCGGTAGTGCCGAAGCGGTCGCGCACCCACGGCGGGTTCTCCGCCCACTCCTCGGGCGGGCGGACGGGGGTGTAGCCGGTGTGCCGGCGCCAGACCTCCATGCCCTGCGCCGCCCACGCGTGCAGCACGTCCTCGGGAACGAGCAGCTCCCGGTCGAGCAGCCGGTCGACCTCCTCGACGACGACCAGCGCGTAGTCGCGGGCGCGCGCCAGGCGCGGGCGCACCTGCGTCTCGTACGGGACGTGCGCCGGGCCCTTCTTGAGCACGTGGCGCTGCAGCTCGCGGGCGTGCCCGGCGGGGCGGGCGGGCAGCCCGGTCAGGCCCGGGACCCGGCGGGCGGCGCGGGCCGCCGCGGCGTGACCGGTGGCCGCGACGGCGGCGGCGAGCTGCGGCTCCATGTGCGCGAGCCCGACGGCCGGGCCGTGGTCGGCGACGGCGACGGCGGTGCGCAGCAGCACGGTCGCCGCCTGGGCGTCCTGCACGATCCGGTTCAGCACCCCGTGCCAGTAGTCGTCGGACGGCGTCCACCGCGCCGCCGCCAGCAGCGGCGACTCGCCCGTCTTCACGTCGTACGAGACCCGGTGGCGCGCCAGTTCCTCTTCGAACCGGGTGCGTCGGGTCCGCAGTTGGGCCACCCGGTCGTCGCGGCCCTGGGTGGCGAGCAGCCGCGCGCGGCGCGCCTGCCGGGCGTGGCCGTCGAGCACCCGGTCCCACAGGTCGGTCAGCAGCGCCGGGCGGCGCGGCCCGGGCAGCGGTGCGAGCACGCGGCCCAGATGCCCGGCGAGTACGGAGGGGGCGCCGCCGTCGACCGGGTCGACGCCGTCGGGCGCTTCGAGGGCGAGGATCCGCTCGACCTGCTCGGGCCCCAGCACGTCGCTGGCGGCGGACGCGAGCCGCACGGCGGGCCAGCGGCCCTCGGCCACCGCCCGGCCGGCGGCGGCGCCCACGCGCTTGGTCGCGGCGGGGCCGAAGAGCGCCACGGTGGTCGCCGCCCGGTCGCCGAGCCGCCCGGCCTCGGCGGGGCCCAGCGCGCGCAGTGCGGCGAGGACCGCGTCCCGCTTGTCGCCGCGGGCACCCGCGAGCCGCGCGGAGCGGAAGCCGCCGCCGAGGTCCACGCCCGCGCCGGCGGCGACCGGGCCGCCGGCCGCGACCAGCCGGCGCAACGCGGCGACGGCGGCCTCGGCCCGCTCCTCCCCCGCCTCCGGGGGCCCCAGCGCGACGGGTGCGCCCGCGGGGGCGTCGGCCTGCTCCGCGAGCCGGACGGGCACGCCGGCGCGGGCGGCCCACGCCGCCTGTCCCGTGGTCACCACGCCGTCCGCCAGCCGGAATCTCATCCGCCTCAGGATGGCGGAGGCCGCCATGATCCGCCAACGCCATTTCCCGCGCGGGCGGACGGCGCGGGGGCCTGTGCGGGCCGTCCGCCCCGTCGGCCTGGGTCAGGGCAGCCCGTCCGCCGGGGTCAGGGCCGGCCGGCGGCGGGGACGCGCTCCGCCTCGGGCGGAGGCGCCGGCGGGGTGCCGTCGCCGAAGGGACGGCCGCCCAACTGCTCGCGGTGGTGCGGCGTCAGCCAGCCCGACAGGTCGGGCCCCGCCGGGACGATGCCGGTCGGGTTGATGCCCGTGTGGACCTCGTAGTAGTGGCGCTTGATGTGGTCGAAGTCGACCGTGTCGCCGAAGCCCGGCGTCTGGTAGAGGTCGCGGACGTACGCCCACAGCACGGGGTCCTCCGCGATCTTGTTGCGGTTGCACTTGAAGTGCCCCTGGTAGACGGGGTCGAAGCGGACGAGGGTGGTGAACAGCCGGATGTCGGCCTCGGTGAGGGTCTCGCCGACCAGGTAGCGGCGGCCGGACAGCCGCGCGGACAGCTCGTCCAGTTGCCGGAACACGTCGTGGTAGGCGGCCTCGTACTCGTCCTGGGTGGTGGCGAAGCCGGCCCGGTAGACACCGTTGTTGACGTTCCGGTAGACGCCCTCCATCACCTCGTCGATCTCGTCGCGCAGCGCCTCGGGGTACAGGTCGGGCGCGCCGTCGCGGTGCAGTGCGGTCCACTCGGTGGCGAAGTCCAGGGTGATCTGCTGGAAGTCGTTGGTGACGAGCCTGCCGCTGGGCACGTCGACGATCGCGGGCACGCTGACGCCGCCCGGGTAGCCGGTCTCGCGCGCGTCGTACGCCTCGCTGAGGAACCGGATGCCCAGCACCGGGTCGCGGTCGCCGGGGTCGAGCGTGAAGCGCCAGCTCCGGTCGTCCTGGATCGGGTCGGTGACGCCGACGGAGATCGCGGGCTCCAGGCCGAGCAGCCGCCGGGAGATCAGCGTGCGGTTGGCCCACGGGCAGGCGCGGCTGACTACGAGCCGGTAGCGCCCGGCCTCGGCGGGCCAGCCGTCCTCGCCGGCCGCGGTGATCCGGTCGGCGAAGTGGCTGCGGGAGCGCTTGAAGCGCTTCCTGCCGTACTCCGTGTTGCCCTGACCCGCTCCGTCGCTCTCACTGCTCATCGCCCGCTCCTTCGTCGACACGCCGACAACACCGGCCCCATTGTCCAGTGCCGTGCCGCCCGCTGCCAGGCGATGCGGTGCCCGCCGGGCGCGTCGCCGCGCGGCCGGATCAGGGCTGTGCGGCGGCGGTGCGGTAGTGGTAGGTGCACAGCTCGCGGAAGCCGGCGCGGGCGTACAGCCGCAGCGCGGCCGGGTTGTCGCGCTCCACCTGGAGGTACAGACGCGCCGCGCCGTGTGCCCCGGCCCAGCCCGCCAGGGCGCCGAGCACGCGCCCGCCGGCGCCCCTGCCCCGCGCCGCGGGCAGCGTGGCCATGGCGAAGACGCCGGCCCAGCCGGTGTCGGCGACGGCCCGGCCCACGGCCACCGTCTCCTCGCCGTCGAGGACGCGGGCGTACGCGGACGGGCCGGCGACCCGTTCGAGGAGTCCCCCCGCGGCCGCCGGGGCGGCGTCCCGGCCGTGGACGGCGTGCCAGACGCCGAACCACGCGTCGACCGGGCGGTCTTCGGTACGCGCCCGAAGGCGGCCCCCGGTCGGCTGCGCCGGCACCCCGGCGACCGCCGCGGCCTGCAGGGAGACCGGGTGCGCGCGGCGGTAGCCGCGCCCGGCGAGCAGGTCGTCGAGCCCGGCGGGGCAGGCGGCCGGGGTGATCTGGAACAGCGCCGCGCGCTCGTGCCGGGCGTAGAACTCCTCGGCGTGCGCCACCCGCCGCAGCAGCTCCGCCGGCCCGGCGGGCTCCTCGGGTCCGTGCGGCAGCACCGAGCCGACCCACCACGAGCTGCCGCGGTGGTGCCGCAACCACCAGCCGTCGGCGTACGCGACGAGCTCCGCGGGCAGCGCCCGCGCGGCCCGCTCCTGGAGCCCCCGGACGACCCCGGGGGCGGCGGGGACCGCGGCGCTCACGGCCGCCCGCCCGCGAGGAACGCCAGCACCCTCTCGGTGAGCAGCGCGGCGGCGTCCGGGTCGTACGACGGGAGGGTGGGGTCGGCGAAGAAGTGCTCGTCGCCGGGGTAGAGGAACAGCTCCCGGTCCGCCGCGCCGGCCACCAGCAGGCGCGCCGCGTCGAGGTCGCCCTCGCCGGCGAACAGAGGGTCGCCCTCCTTGCCGTGCACCTGCACCGGCACCCCCTTCGGCCAGGCGGGGCCGAACTCGGCCACCGGGACGCAGGAGTGGAAGAGCAGCGCGCCGCGCGCGCCGGGGCGGGTCTGGGCCAGGCACTGCGCGGGCAGCACGCCGACGGAGAAGCCCGCGTACACGGCCTCTGCGGGCAGTGCGTCGGCCGCGCGGAGGCCGCGGGCGACGACCTCCCCGAAGCCGATCCCGGCGACGTGCGCCATCCCCTCGGCGAGCGAGCCGAAGGTGCGTCCCTCGAAGAGGTCGGGGGTGTGCACCGTGTGCCCCGCGCGGCGCAGTTCGCCGGCGAAGGCGAGAACGCCGGGGCCCAGCCCCAGCGCGTGGTGGAAGAGCACGACCTCGGCCATGGTGACGCCTCCGCTCGCGGTCGCCGATCGGATCTTCCGGGCACTCTAGCCGGGGCCCCGCGCCGCCGGTGTCCGCCGGCCGGTGCGCCGTACGAAACCCGCTGGCCCGGGGCGGCGCCGTCTGCCAGGGTGACGGCGATGAGCACCGCATTCCGCCCCGGTCTCGAACTGGCCCGCGACTTCCACGCCGAGGCCG
Proteins encoded:
- a CDS encoding NUDIX hydrolase family protein, whose translation is MADLTETTPGWLAPEELESARARMPVLYVDAVPVRVDDRGEVTHVGLLWRIDADGAVSRALVSGRVLHHERVRDALLRHLEKDLGPVALPRVPSSPQPFTIAEYFPTQGITPYHDPRQHAVSLAYIVPVAGDCRPRQDALDFVWFTPQEAASPVVQQEMPGGQGHLLKQALAHVGYVSS
- a CDS encoding LuxR family transcriptional regulator; translated protein: MLLGRSAAQAALKDLLAGAEAGRSGVLVLRGEAGIGKSALLDWTAGEASGLGLPVLRVTGSEREAELAFAGLVQLLWPVRDRIAALPEPQHAALHAVLDAGRDRGPDRFLTGLAVLTLLTDLADRGPLLCLVDDAHWVDRSSAEALLFAARRLTAEGVAMVFAVRDEGLAGHGLAELSLPRLGARDAAELLADRGFAPELRDRIVAESAGNPLAVLEFAAAATTEHGGAPGPREPLAVADRVLAAFRARIDDLPERARLMAVLAAAEGRGDLSLLLRAADALGTGLDELDRSGLLHTTGATGATVAFRHPLIATAAYRGAPLAARIAAHRALAESTGDPDCRAHHLSAATTSPDAGVAAEIAAAAERARRRTAYAAAAGQFRRAAQLAPARADQAAWLVAAVSAALSAGQLAWAAELAEEAEPRAADGALRAELARVRSVVEFERGAPGRAAALLVRGAAGAAPDVAAAMLRTAAGFGWFAGSPEPVGVAARRLRELGRPDDAAEAMALLLDEDYGRGLPLLAGYVARVRRASRQAAQDTAYGTAYETGHDPADGVRQVDGDERMQALYGSIILGDDDAALDLAADEVERCRAEGLVGRLPKVLQAQAMAQRTAGRHRAARASVAEAAAIARDTGLYRRTGELDVVRAWLAAAEGDETRCAALAGQASDTARVAADCALSMLDVSRGRHGAALERLEAAWRGPGRHTAVLMAATGDLVEAAVRLGRPERAHAPLDRFRRWAEGGGQPWALAVAARCAALLGDGEAAYLRALRLHEQGGRPFERARTELLYGEWLRRERRRSEARAPLRAALECFERLDAAPWAERARAELRATGTAVRAEPPAARARPADRLTPQELQVARLAAQGLSSREIGARLFLSPRTVEHHLYKAYPKLGVTSRAGLARLELDGPVED
- a CDS encoding MFS transporter — encoded protein: MSYEPSPARLRRPGPGLALLALGHLVISLDLTIVFVALPHIAADVGFTAHTQQWVVSVYAVLYGGFLLLGGRLSDLLGRRRMFVTGMVLYGAASVLGGLATAPGVLLAARGLQGLGGAVLFPAVLTLVNTAFAEGRERNRALTVWAMAGAGGLTVGSLAGGVLTQAFGWEAVFFVNVPMAALGAVGAFALLPADGPAARGGIDVPGALTGTAGVTLLIFAIAHGSEAGWAAAEVVAAAALAPLLLGVFLRTQARGRHPLMPLGVFRNRALGAASVVIVLFGFTTQAVPYFLTLYFQSVLGFSALETGLAFLGPTLAITAGNALSEKLVHRFGNRASLIAGILLNTAGGLLLAPGFRADGSFLTVLAGIVVVGLGMGITFECMWIAAGTGVAGEEQGLASGVASTALQIGTATGIAVFVAIANRGVDGRVGQALREATADGMRTATFVLAVALLPAVLAALALPRGENRVVAGGAGEPHGKAEGADARREGQRS
- a CDS encoding glutathione S-transferase C-terminal domain-containing protein; this encodes MSSESDGAGQGNTEYGRKRFKRSRSHFADRITAAGEDGWPAEAGRYRLVVSRACPWANRTLISRRLLGLEPAISVGVTDPIQDDRSWRFTLDPGDRDPVLGIRFLSEAYDARETGYPGGVSVPAIVDVPSGRLVTNDFQQITLDFATEWTALHRDGAPDLYPEALRDEIDEVMEGVYRNVNNGVYRAGFATTQDEYEAAYHDVFRQLDELSARLSGRRYLVGETLTEADIRLFTTLVRFDPVYQGHFKCNRNKIAEDPVLWAYVRDLYQTPGFGDTVDFDHIKRHYYEVHTGINPTGIVPAGPDLSGWLTPHHREQLGGRPFGDGTPPAPPPEAERVPAAGRP
- a CDS encoding GNAT family N-acetyltransferase, coding for MSAAVPAAPGVVRGLQERAARALPAELVAYADGWWLRHHRGSSWWVGSVLPHGPEEPAGPAELLRRVAHAEEFYARHERAALFQITPAACPAGLDDLLAGRGYRRAHPVSLQAAAVAGVPAQPTGGRLRARTEDRPVDAWFGVWHAVHGRDAAPAAAGGLLERVAGPSAYARVLDGEETVAVGRAVADTGWAGVFAMATLPAARGRGAGGRVLGALAGWAGAHGAARLYLQVERDNPAALRLYARAGFRELCTYHYRTAAAQP
- a CDS encoding dienelactone hydrolase family protein, encoding MAEVVLFHHALGLGPGVLAFAGELRRAGHTVHTPDLFEGRTFGSLAEGMAHVAGIGFGEVVARGLRAADALPAEAVYAGFSVGVLPAQCLAQTRPGARGALLFHSCVPVAEFGPAWPKGVPVQVHGKEGDPLFAGEGDLDAARLLVAGAADRELFLYPGDEHFFADPTLPSYDPDAAALLTERVLAFLAGGRP